Proteins from one Larimichthys crocea isolate SSNF chromosome XX, L_crocea_2.0, whole genome shotgun sequence genomic window:
- the samm50l gene encoding sorting and assembly machinery component 50 homolog B has protein sequence MGAVHAKSLDPLPMHGRDLGVNPDDLVEAPEVEQESKQEILENKDVVVQHVNIQGLGRTKEDLLGYEISDVFHAKNLIDVMKKAHIARQKLLRLGIFKEVEVLIDTSEGTDALPNGLDVTFEVIEVKRLTGSYNTMVGNNEGSMVLGLKLPNMLGRAEKLTFQFSYGTKETSYGLSFFKPQPGHFERNLTLNMYKVTGQFPWSSLKETDRGMSAEVNFPLGVTNHTLKWEGVWRELGCLARSASFAVREESGHSLKSALSHTVSVDSRNSAIFPSRGALLRINQELAGYTGGDASFLKEDFELQLNRRLFWDSVLSASLWGGMLYPLGGQPSCIADRFYLGGPTSVRGFGMYSIGPQSEGDYLGGEAYWAGGLHLYTPLPFRPGKGGFGDLFRTHFFLNAGNLCNLNYGDGPRAHLQKLAECIRWSYGAGIVLRLGNIARLELNYCVPMGVQSGDRICDGVQFGAGIRFL, from the exons ATGGGGGCTGTCCATGCGAAG AGTCTGGATCCTCTCCCAATGCATGGCCGGGACTTGGGCGTCAACCCCGATGACTTGGTGGAGGCTCcagaggtggagcaggagtCCAAGCAGGAGATCCTCGAAAACAAAGAT GTGGTGGTCCAACATGTCAACATCCAGGGTCTTGGAAGAACTAAAGAGGATCTGCTTGGCTACGAGATCTCGGATGTTTTCCACGCCAAGAACCTCATTGAT GTGATGAAAAAAGCTCACATCGCCAGACAGAAGCTGCTCCGCCTGGGGATCTTCAAAGAGGTGGAGGTTCTAATCGACACATCTGAAG GCACAGACGCTCTGCCCAATGGGCTGGATGTAACCTTTGAGGTGATCGAGGTAAAGAGACTGACGGGAAGCTACAACACCATGGTCGGCAACAATGAAGGAAGCATG GTCCTGGGTCTGAAGTTGCCCAACATGTTGGGCCGAGCTGAGAAACTCACCTTCCAGTTCTCCTATGGGACCAAGGAGACGTCATATGGCCTGTCCTTTTTCAAGCCCCAGCCTGGACACTTTGAACGCAA CCTCACCCTCAACATGTACAAAGTCACCGGCCAGTTCCCATGGAGCTCCTTAAAAGAGACCGACAGAGGCATGTCTGCAGAAGTCAAC TTTCCCCTCGGAGTGACTAACCACACGTTGAAGTGGGAGGGTGTCTGGAGGGAGCTGGGCTGCCTGGCACGCAGCGCTTCCTTCGCCGTGCGCGAGGAGAGCGGACACTCACTGAAATCTGCCCTCTCG cacaCTGTGTCAGTGGATTCAAGGAATTCTGCCATTTTCCCCAGCAGAGGTGCCTTACTCCGGATCAACCAG gaaCTGGCTGGGTACACAGGAGGAGACGCCAGCTTCTTGAAAGAGGATTTTGAGCTGCAGCTCAACAGACGGCTCTTCTGGGACTCG gtcctctctgcctctctgtgggGTGGGATGCTTTATCCATTGGGAGGACAGCCGTCCTGCATCGCTGACAG GTTCTACCTTGGAGGTCCAACCAGTGTACGAGGGTTTGGAATGTACAGCATCGGGCCACAGAGTGAAG gtgactATCTGGGCGGAGAGGCGTACTGGGCAGGTGGTCTGCACCTCTACACTCCGCTGCCCTTCAGACCAGGCAAGGGAGGCTTCGGAGACCTCTTCAGAACACACTTCTTCCTCAACGCAGGAAACCTCTGCAACCTCAACTACG GTGATGGCCCGCGGGCACACCTTCAGAAGCTGGCTGAGTGCATCCGCTGGTCGTACGGAGCGGGCATCGTGCTGCGGCTCGGCAACATCGCCAGACTGGAGCTCAACTATTGTGTACCCATGGGAGTTCAGAGTGGAGACAG gATATGTGACGGTGTCCAATTCGGAGCAGGAATCCGCTTCCTGTGA